In Thalassophryne amazonica chromosome 4, fThaAma1.1, whole genome shotgun sequence, a genomic segment contains:
- the meis3 gene encoding homeobox protein Meis3 isoform X1, with protein sequence MEKRYEELVHYSRSEGMSVVGYGDDVRPLPPSQYGTSIPDSLKHHKDQIYGHPLFPLLALVFEKCELATCSPRDSVSLSATSHLPGMTSHSDVCSSESFNDDIAAFAKQIRSEKPIFSSNPELDNLMIQAIQVLRFHLLELEKVHDLCDNFCHRYITCLKGKMPTDLVLDEREGGSKSDIEDFTGSCTSLSEQVRCGDQRGNDHQPSGSSLQVCVHPHPLHILRPLYLQNASWLREPDECAATPLGTPGTCGLASHSTADNCSDTGDGLDGGVASPSTGEEDETDRDRRNNKKRGIFPKVATNIMRAWLFQHLTHPYPSEEQKKQLSQDTGLTILQVNNWFINARRRIVQPMIDQSNRSGQGPYSPEGAALGGYGLDGQGHLGLRTAGLQGMSSLQGDYPGTLLSQPGYPPHPGPSIHPYPGPHPHPAMLLHPSPHTHPAEPLLAQGLDIHAH encoded by the exons ATGGAGAAGAGG TATGAAGAGCTGGTGCACTACTCAAGGTCAGAGGGCATGTCGGTGGTGGGGTACGGGGACGATGTAAGACCACTTCCTCCCTCACAGTACGGCACCTCCATCCCCGACTCCCTCaaacaccacaaagaccagaTCTACGG TCACCCACTGTTCCCACTGCTGGCCTTAGTGTTTGAGAAGTGCGAGCTCGCCACCTGCTCCCCCCGAGACTCCGTCTCTTTGTCAGCCACCTCCCACCTCCCTGGCATGACCAGCCACAGTGATGTATGCTCCTCCGAGTCCTTCAATGACGACATCGCCGCATTTGCTAAACAG aTTCGTTCGGAGAAGCCCATATTCTCATCCAATCCTGAGCTGGACAACTTG ATGATCCAGGCTATCCAAGTTCTTCGCTTTCATTTACTGGAGTTGGAAAAG GTGCATGACCTGTGTGATAACTTCTGCCATCGCTACATCACCTGTCTGAAGGGCAAAATGCCCACGGACCTCGTCTTGGATGAGCGGGAAGGCGGCTCCAAGTCTGACATAGAAGATTTCACTGGATCCTGCACCAGTCTGTCAGAGCAGGTGAGATGTGGAGACCAACGAGGCAATGATCACCAACCTTCCGGATCCTCACTCCAGGTCTGTGTTCATCCACATCCTCTCCATATTTTGCGTCCTCTCTACCTGCAGAATGCGTCGTGGTTACGGGAGCCTGATGAATGTGCAGCGACTCCTCTGGGAACACCGGGGACCTGCGGCCTGGCTTCACACAGCACAGCAGACAACTGCAGTGACACgg GTGATGGTCTGGATGGAGGAGTGGCCTCCCCCAGTACAGGTGAGGAGgacgagacagacagagacagaaggaACAACAAGAAGAGAGGGATCTTCCCCAAAGTGGCCACCAACATCATGCGAGCGTGGCTCTTCCAGCACCTGACG CACCCCTACCCGTCAGAAGAGCAGAAGAAGCAGCTGTCTCAGGACACGGGACTGACCATCCTACAGGTCAACAACTG GTTCATCAACGCCCGGAGGAGAATAGTTCAGCCTATGATTGACCAGTCAAATCGCTCAG GTCAGGGTCCCTACAGTCCAGAGGGGGCGGCTCTTGGAGGATACGGGCTTGACGGACAGGGCCATCTCGGCCTTCGGACAGCAG GTCTACAGGGGATGTCATCTCTACAAGGGGATTATCCTGGCACTCTATTGTCCCAACCAGGCTACCCTCCCCACCCAGGCCCTTCCATCCACCCTTACCCAGGCCCGCACCCCCACCCCGCCATGCTGCTCCACCCATCACCGCACACACACCCTGCTGAGCCGCTCCTGGCACAGGGACTGGACATACATGCACACTAG
- the meis3 gene encoding homeobox protein Meis3 isoform X2, producing MEKRYEELVHYSRSEGMSVVGYGDDVRPLPPSQYGTSIPDSLKHHKDQIYGHPLFPLLALVFEKCELATCSPRDSVSLSATSHLPGMTSHSDVCSSESFNDDIAAFAKQIRSEKPIFSSNPELDNLMIQAIQVLRFHLLELEKVHDLCDNFCHRYITCLKGKMPTDLVLDEREGGSKSDIEDFTGSCTSLSEQNASWLREPDECAATPLGTPGTCGLASHSTADNCSDTGDGLDGGVASPSTGEEDETDRDRRNNKKRGIFPKVATNIMRAWLFQHLTHPYPSEEQKKQLSQDTGLTILQVNNWFINARRRIVQPMIDQSNRSGQGPYSPEGAALGGYGLDGQGHLGLRTAGLQGMSSLQGDYPGTLLSQPGYPPHPGPSIHPYPGPHPHPAMLLHPSPHTHPAEPLLAQGLDIHAH from the exons ATGGAGAAGAGG TATGAAGAGCTGGTGCACTACTCAAGGTCAGAGGGCATGTCGGTGGTGGGGTACGGGGACGATGTAAGACCACTTCCTCCCTCACAGTACGGCACCTCCATCCCCGACTCCCTCaaacaccacaaagaccagaTCTACGG TCACCCACTGTTCCCACTGCTGGCCTTAGTGTTTGAGAAGTGCGAGCTCGCCACCTGCTCCCCCCGAGACTCCGTCTCTTTGTCAGCCACCTCCCACCTCCCTGGCATGACCAGCCACAGTGATGTATGCTCCTCCGAGTCCTTCAATGACGACATCGCCGCATTTGCTAAACAG aTTCGTTCGGAGAAGCCCATATTCTCATCCAATCCTGAGCTGGACAACTTG ATGATCCAGGCTATCCAAGTTCTTCGCTTTCATTTACTGGAGTTGGAAAAG GTGCATGACCTGTGTGATAACTTCTGCCATCGCTACATCACCTGTCTGAAGGGCAAAATGCCCACGGACCTCGTCTTGGATGAGCGGGAAGGCGGCTCCAAGTCTGACATAGAAGATTTCACTGGATCCTGCACCAGTCTGTCAGAGCAG AATGCGTCGTGGTTACGGGAGCCTGATGAATGTGCAGCGACTCCTCTGGGAACACCGGGGACCTGCGGCCTGGCTTCACACAGCACAGCAGACAACTGCAGTGACACgg GTGATGGTCTGGATGGAGGAGTGGCCTCCCCCAGTACAGGTGAGGAGgacgagacagacagagacagaaggaACAACAAGAAGAGAGGGATCTTCCCCAAAGTGGCCACCAACATCATGCGAGCGTGGCTCTTCCAGCACCTGACG CACCCCTACCCGTCAGAAGAGCAGAAGAAGCAGCTGTCTCAGGACACGGGACTGACCATCCTACAGGTCAACAACTG GTTCATCAACGCCCGGAGGAGAATAGTTCAGCCTATGATTGACCAGTCAAATCGCTCAG GTCAGGGTCCCTACAGTCCAGAGGGGGCGGCTCTTGGAGGATACGGGCTTGACGGACAGGGCCATCTCGGCCTTCGGACAGCAG GTCTACAGGGGATGTCATCTCTACAAGGGGATTATCCTGGCACTCTATTGTCCCAACCAGGCTACCCTCCCCACCCAGGCCCTTCCATCCACCCTTACCCAGGCCCGCACCCCCACCCCGCCATGCTGCTCCACCCATCACCGCACACACACCCTGCTGAGCCGCTCCTGGCACAGGGACTGGACATACATGCACACTAG